GACACCGTGTTCCTCGGCTCCTGCACCAACGGCCGCATCGAGGATCTGCGGGCCGCCGCGGAGGTTATCCGCGGCCGGACCGTCGCGGGCGGCGTACGGATGCTGGTGGTGCCCGGCTCGATGAAGGTGCGCAGCCAGGCCGAGGCCGAGGGGCTGCACGACGTCTTCTCCTCTGCGGGAGCGGAATGGCGGGCTGCGGGCTGCTCGATGTGTCTGGGGATGAATCCCGACCAACTGAAGCCGGGCGAGCGCAGCGCGTCGACGTCGAACCGGAACTTCGAGGGCAGGCAGGGCAGGGGAGGTCGAACGCACCTGGTCTCGCCGCTGGTAGCGGCCGCGACCGCAGTACGCGGCACCCTCTCCTCGCCGGAGGACCTGAACTAGCGGGGCCTTGGCGGGTTCTCGAGAAGCGGGCGCGGACGGCTGTCCGTCCCGCTCGCGGCCGCACCGGTGTCCATCCACCGCCAGGCGCGGCGACCATGCACGTACAACGAGGAACAGGGTCTTCACGATGCAGGCGTTCACCACACACACCGGTGTCGGCGTCCCGCTACGGCGTTCGAACGTCGACACAGACCAGATCATCCCGGCTGTCTATCTCAAGCGGGTCAGCCGAACCGGTTTCGGCGACGGGCTCTTCGCGGCCTGGCGGTCCGACGAACACTTCGTGCTCAACCAGGAGCCATACCGCGCAGGCAGCGTCTTGGTGGCGGGGCCGGACTTCGGTACCGGTTCCTCACGGGAGCACGCCGTCTGGGCGCTGGGCGACTACGGGTTCCGCGTGGTGGTCTCCTCGCGCTTCGCCGACATCTTCCGGGGCAACTCGGGTAAGGCGGGGCTGTTGGCGGCGCAGTGCGAGCAGTCCGATGTCGAGCAGCTGTGGAAGCTGCTGGAGAACGAGCCCGGTACCGAACTGACGGTCGACCTCCAGGAGAAGACGATCGTCGCCAAGGACCTGACGGTCCGCTTCCACGTCGACGACTACACCCGCTGGCGGCTGCTCGAGGGCCTGGACGACATCGCACTCACCTTGCGGTCGGCAGCGGATATCGACACTTTCGAGCGGGATCGCCCTTCCCGGCTTCCCACCACGCTTCCCATCGTGTCGGGTTGATGCTGGTTCGTCGGATTCCCTTTCTTGGCAAGGGAATCCGACGATATTCACTTCCGACCTCCCGGTCCCATGGCCCGCTCTGAACCGCCCTCGGCCCGTCGTTCTTGCGTCGGGTACACGGAAATCCGAGGTCACACGCGTGGCGAAGGTCGGAAACCGGGCTTACGGTGACGCCAGAGCCGGCCGGAATGAGCAGGCTCCCCTCGCGCTACCAGGGCTGCGAGCGCACTGTTCGTCTCGGGAGGGACCGAAAGTGAACAAAGCCGAACTCGTCGACGCGCTTTCGCAGCGTCTCGGCGACAAGAAGACCGCGGGTGCTGCGGTCGACGAACTCGTCGACGTCATCGTTCGTAGTGTCAACAAGGGCGACAAGGTGAACATCTCGGGGTTCGGAGTCTTCGAGAAGCGCGCCAGAGCCGCTCGTACGGCACGTAACCCAAGGACCGGCGAGGCCGTCAAGGTCAAGAAGACCACGGTGCCCGCCTTCCGTCCGGGGACGAACTTCAAGGAGGTCATCGGCGGGAGCCGAAAGCTGCCGAGGGTGCCCGCTCAGCGTGGCTCCACCGGTGGCACGACCAAGTCCTCGACCACGACGCAGGCCAAGCCCTCGTCGCGGTCGGGATCCGCTTCCAAGACGACGTCGAGGTCGACCACCAGCCGGTCCGCCACGACCAGGGGCACCGGCAGCAGGACCACCGGCAGCTCCAGCAAGAGCAGGCCGTCGGCAGGCGGGCGTTCGACCTCGTCGCGGTCCTCGGCCGCCAGGACGACGACGCGCAGCACCACCAAGTCCACCAACCCGAAGTCGACGAGTTCGAGCTCGACAGGACGAAGCCGGTCCACCGGTTCCTCTCGTCCGAGCAGCACCAGCCGGACGACGGCCGGGAAGTCGACGACCAAGTCCTCCGGCGCCTCGAAGAGCACGGGCCGGAGTTCCACGACGAAGTCGTCGAGCACCCGGTCGAGCGCGGCCAAGCCATCGAGCCGGTCGACGAGCCGGTCGACGAGCAGCAGCCGCAAGAAGTAGCGGGCCAGCGGTGGGTCGCTCGAAGGGCGGCCCACCGCCCGCATCCGACAGCAGAGTGCTACCGCAGCCGGTGTCAAGCGGTTCTCATCACCAGTCCTCGGCGCTCGAGATGTGTTCGACGCCCATCAGCTCCGGCCGGGTCGGGTGGAAGGACAACACCCAGAGGCTGCCCTTCTTGTTCGGCGGGTCCTCGGGCACCGGGTTGACACCATCGGCCGTCTGTTCCCCCAGCCAGCGCACGACCCCCGGGATCACGGCTCCCTGGCTGCACAGCAGCGTCGTCGGTGAGCTGGAGAGCAATTCCAGCAGGCGATGGTGGGTCCGGTCCGGGTCGCTCGGGTATTCCTCCTCGGACAACAGCGGCTCGTCGTGCACCGTGAGCCCCAGCACGGCCGCCGTCTGTTCCACGGTCTGCCTGCATCGTGTCCTCGGCGCGGAGAAGACCTGGTCGGGGCCGAACAACGGCAATACCTGACTCAGTGCGCTCGCCTGTCGACGACCGGCCTCGCTCAGCGGGCGCAGCCCGTCCGGCCCCGCCCAATCCGAGCGACGTCCGGCCTTGGCGTGCCGGACGAGCAGGAGGGTACGGGTATCCGCGGGCAGTTCGGCGAAACGTCGCAGAATGACCCGGTCATGTGGATAGCTGAGTCGGTCGGCTGCTTCCGAAAGCGGAAACCAGCTCACCTGGTCGACCTCGTCGTCGGCCGGACGCTCGGCGGCCTCCGTGACCTCTTTCGCCGCGTAGTAGCGGACCGTCTTGCGCAGCGGGCCGCCCGGTACGGAAGCGGGCAGTGTGTACGCGACCTCGCCGAGCAGCCGATTCAGCACCGGGCGTACGCCCGTCTCCTCGGCCACCTCGCGCACCGCGGCGGCATGACGGGTCTCACCGGGCCTGGCCTTGCCCTTGGGCAGCGACCAGTCGTCGTAGCGCGGCCGATGCACCAGAGCCACCTCGGGCTCCGCCTGCGTGGCGCCCGTGCGCCAGAGGACGGCACCGGATGCCTGGATGCGCTTGGGACGCTCCGGATCCGACGTCGTGTCATCCGTCGCTTCAGACATGCTTTCCCCCCGACGATCCCGGTCGACCGACCTCGTTGCCGTCAGTCATTGGCGCCGTGCGTGCGAAGCAGTTCTGCCTGGTGGTCGCGGACCTCGTCCCCCGACTTGGGCGACGGAGACCACGCTCCGTCCCGTCCGAGTACCCAGCAGCGGGTGGCGGGATTCAACGCCGAGTCGAACATCGCGTCGATCTGGGCGACCAGGCGTGGCGAGGCGACCCTGACCTGGGCTTCGATCCGTCGGTCCAGATTTCGGTGCATCATGTCCGCGCTGCCGATCCAGTGCTCGGCCGCACCGACGAAATGGAAGATGCGGGAGTGTTCGAGGAAGCGGCCCAGGATGGACCGGACTCGGATGTTCTCCGAGAGTCCCGGCACTCCTGGTTTGAGCGCGCAGATGCCCCTGACCACGACATCCACCGGCACGCCTGCCCGAGATGCGCGATAGAGGGCATCGATGACCTGCTCGTCGACCAGCGAGTTCACCTTGAACCGGATGCCGCAGACCTCGCCCCGACCGGCCTTGACGATCTCGTCCTCGATCCGGCGGACGATGCCTCGGCGAATTCCATAGGGAGCGACGAGGATGCTGCGGTAGGAGTTCTGCCGGGCGTAGCCCGTCAGGGTGTTGAAGAGGTCGGTGAGGTCGGCGCCGATGGCGGGGTCCGCGGTGAAAAGGCCGATGTCCTCGTAGATCCTGGCGGTCTTCGGGTGGTAGTTGCCGGTGCCGATGTGGCAGTACCGGCGGATGGTGGAGCCCTCCTGCCGGACCACCAGCGCGGTCTTGCAGTGCGTCTTCAAACCGACCAGGCCGTAGACGACGTGGACGCCCGCGCGTTCCAGCGCCCTGGCCCACTTGATGTTGGCCTGCTCGTCGAAACGGGCCTTGAGCTCGACCAGCGCGACCACCTGTTTGCCCGCCTCGGCGGCGTCGATGAGTGCGTCGACGATCGGTGAGTCACCGGAGGTGCGGTACAGCGTCTGCTTGATCGCGAGCACCTTCGGATCGGCTGCGGCCTGTTCCACGAAGCGCTGCACGCTGGTCGAGAAGGAGTCGTAGGGATGGTGCACCAGGATGTCGCCGTCGCGCAGCGTGGCGAACACGCTCTTCGGCGTCTCGCCCTCGCCGAAGGCCGGGTGCGTCGCCGGAACGAACGGCGCGTCCTTGAGTTGTGGGCGGTCCACCGCGTACAGCTGGCTCAGACAGGACAGATCGAGCAGCCCGGGCAGTTCCACCACGTCGCCGGGATCGACGTCGAGTTCGCGCAACAGCAGTTCGAGCATGTGCTCGCTCATGGTGTCGGCGACCTCGAGGCGAACCGGCGGGCCGAATCGACGGCGGGCCAGTTCGCGTTCCATCGCCTGGAGCAGGTCCTCGTCCCGGTCCTCCTCGACCTCCAGGTCGGCGTTGCGGGTCACCCGGAAGACATGGTGCTCGATGATCTCCATGCCCGCGAACAGCTTGTCGAGGTGGGCGGCGATCAACTCCTCCAACGGGAGGAAGGTGGCCGATTCGGTGGGCCGATTCGGTCCGGTCCGCACCAGCCGGGGCACGTTGTCCGGGACCTTGACCCGCGCGAATCGCGGCGTGCCGCCCTGCGGATCGCGGACGGTCACCGCCAGGTTCAGCGACAGACCCGAGATATAGGGGAACGGGTGCGCCGGGTCGACCGCCAGTGGCGTCAGCACCGGGAAGACCTGCTCCGCGAAGTACTCCGAGAGCCGCTCCTGGTCCTCGGTGGCCAGCTCGTCCCAGGTGAGGACCTGCACGTCCATCTTGGCCAACGCGGGCCGGACGTCGTCGAGGAACGCCCTGGCGTGCTGTTCGGCCAACTCCTGGGTGCGCATGGCGATGCGGGCGAGCTGTTCCCTGGGGGACAGTCCGTCGGCGCTGCGCACCGACAGCCCCGTCTCGTCCCGCCGCTTCAAACCCGCCACCCGGACCATGTAGAACTCGTCAAGGTTCGAGGCGAAGATCGACAGGAACTTCGCCCGCTCCAACAGCGGTTGCGAGGCGTCCTCGGCCAGCGCGAGCACCCTGGCGTTGAAATCCAGCCAGGACAGTTCCCGGTTCAGATAACGGTCCTCGGGCAGGTCGTCGAGCGGGCCCACGGCTGCGGTCGCGGCGGGCGGAGCCTGGGGATAGCCGCGCAGGCCCTCGGGAAGCTTGATGCTTCCCGAGGCGGTGGCGTTCGCCGTGGGCCTGCTACGCCGGGCAGGCCTCGGATTACGGGGGCGAGGCTGCCGTTCGCCGCTCGGTGGGGTGCTCACAACACCCCATTGTCGCCCAGATCAGGTGTCTTCGGTGTGTCCTCGAGTACCAACGGCAAGTGAAGATCGGACCAGTTTCACTGGTCCAACCGGTGACGGTCCCTACGTCGGTGGGTGACCGCCCTCAGCAGGCATGTCGGTCGCAGCGGCGGTACTGGGCCAGCACCGCCCTGGTGTTCTCACCGAGTCCGAGGCCCGCCGCCGCGCGTAGATCGTCCTCGGTGTCGACGTCGCAGCGCAGCGTCGGTCGATCCGTGCCGACCTGGACCGCGCCGGAAGCCGCATGCCGCTCGGCGGAGCCGACACCGAATCCGGGTAGCAGTGGGGAACCCGGTGCCGCGATCAGCATCGTCGTTCCGGTGCCCTGCCGATCGGCGCAGAAGGCCCGCCGGTCGCCTGCCTGTGCCAACGCCTCGGCGAGGTCCTCGCTGCGCAGCGCGGGCAGGTCGGCCTGTAGCGCACCCACCCGCACGGTGGGGTCACCGCTCAACAGCTGGGTGCTCCCATGCTGCAGCGCCGCGTTCAGCCCGCCCGAGGGTGGTTCGGCGAGCACCGTGAGGCCCTCGGCTCGCACGGCCGCCGAGACGGTCAGATCCGAGGTCACCGCGATCACCCTGCGCACGCCCTCGGCCGCGCGGGCGGCGGTCAGGGTGTCGAGCAACAACGCGACCACCAATTGTGCGTGTCGTTCCGGGTTGCCGACGCCGTCATCGGCGGCCCCGAGAAGCCGGGACTTCGCCGCGTGCAGCATCTTGACCGGAACCAGCAGGTCCACTCCGGTGCACACACCCCCTATCCTGCTGGATGCGGCGATCGGCCGGATCTTCGGACCCCACTCGATGGACCCCGGTGCCGACGCGTTGTGGGATCGGGGTAAGACTCTCGAGACTCGGATCCCCGTCGATCGAGCCAGGAGGACTGCGGTGACCAGCAATGACGCAGAACGGACGGCCAGTGTGCCGCGCCGCCGTGAGCGCGGCGGATTCTGGGTCGGTTTCGCCGCATCGGTATTCCACCCGTTCAGCATGATGGCGGGCAGGCGCAGCCTCGAGAACCGCGAACGGATCCCGGCCACGGGCGGAGCGCTGTTGGTGTTCAACCACATCTCCGAGATCGACCCGGTGTACGACGCGGTCGTCGTGCACAGCGCCAAGCGGGTGCCGCGTTTCATGGCCAAGCACAGCCTGTGGAAGATCCCGGTGGTGGGCACCCTGCTGCGCAGCTCGGGGCAGATCCCGGTGTATCGGGGCAGTGGCGAGGCACAGCAGAGTCTCGACGCGGCGCTGCAGGCGCTTCGCAGCGGCAAGATCGTCGTGATCTTCCCGGAGGGCACGGTCACCAGGGATCCGGAGCTGTGGCCGATGCAGTCCAGGACCGGTGTCGCCCGGCTGGCGCTCGATGCGGAGGTCCCGGTCATCCCGGCGGTCAACTGGGGGACCCAGCACGTCTTCGACTACCACAAACGCAAGTTCCGGCCCTTCGGTCGCAAGCAGATCCGGGTGCGGCTTGGCGAGCCGCTCGACCTGACCGCGTATGCGGATCGCCGTCGCGATGCCCCGTTGCTGCGGGAGGTGACCGACGTCGTGATGGGGTCGGTGCGGGACTTACTGGCCGAGGTCAGGCAGGAGCCTGCGCCCACGAGCTTCTACGTGAACCGTGGTCGGGTCCGGCCGGAGCACGGCGACCTCGACCGTTCGGAGTCCGAGCGAGACACCAACCCGGGCTCATCCTGATCCTCGGCTCGCTGCTGATCTGCTAGGAGTGGTACGCGTGGTGCAGTCGATCGGTCGAGTCGCGGTCATGGGATCCGGTTCCTGGGGTACCGCTTTCGCCAAGGTGATGGCGGATGCGGGTCGTGACGTGGTGCTGTGGTCCCGACGGGCGGCCGTCGCCGAGGAGATCACCCGGCAGCATCGCAATGGCGGCTACCTGCCCGACGTCATCCTGCCCGACAACCTCACCGCGACCAGCGATGCCGCAGCGGCCTTGACCGGCGCCGACGCCGTGGTGCTCGCGGTGCCGAGCCAGACGCTGCGGGAGAACCTCGCCGCGTGGCGATCGCTGCTGCCCACCGGAGCGACCCTGGTCTCCACGGCCAAGGGCGTCGAACTGGGCAGTCTCAATCGGATGAGCGAGGTCATCGCCGATGCCTTGGCGGTGCCCGCCGACCAGGTCGCCGTCCTGTCCGGCCCGAACCTGGCCAAGGAGGTCGGCGCCGAGCAGCCCACCGCGACCGTGATCGCCTGCAGCGATGTGGATCGGGCCGAGGCACTGCAACACGCCTGCTCGACCAACTACTTCCGCCCGTACACCAACACCGACGTGATCGGCTGCGAGCTGGGCGGCGCCTGTAAGAACGTCATCGCCCTGGCCTGCGGCATGGCCGACGGCCTCGGCTTCGGCGACAACACCACGGCGACGCTGATCACCAGAGGGCTGGCCGAGACCGCGCGCCTCGGCGCCACCCTCGGTGCCGACCCGCTGACCTTCGCGGGCCTGGCCGGACTCGGCGACCTGGTCGCGACCTGCTCCTCTCCGCTGTCCCGAAACCGGACCTTCGGGGCCAGGATGGGACGCGGGGACAGCCTCACCGATGCGCAGGCGGCGACCAACGGCCAGGTGGCCGAGGGAGTGAAGTCCTGCGCGTCCATTCGGGAGTTGGCGGCGCGCAACGGTGTCGAGATGCCCATCACCGACAGCGTCTACCGGGTCTGCCACCAAGGGCTGTCGCCCCGGGTGATGGCGGCCCAGCTACTGGGCAGAGCTAGGAAGGCGGAGTGGTCGTGAGCGAGCTGGATCCGGACTGGGGCGACGGAACCCGTTGTGTGCACGCGGGTGAGTCGGCGCCGTCGCGGGGAGCCCCGCTGACCCCGGGCCCGGTCTTCGCCGCCCCGTACCACCTCGGGCCGGAGCCCGCCGCCGATTCGAGCCCGGATCCGGCGACGGGCGCGGACTTCTATGGCAGGGCGGGCAATCCGACCTGGCGGGTGCTGGAGTCGGCCATCGGGGATCTCGACGGCGGCGAATGCGTGCTGTTCCCCTCGGGGATGGCCGCGATCTCGGCGCTGCTGCGGGATGCGGCGGCCCGGGGCGGTCTGGTGATTCCGTCCGACGGCTACTACGCGACCCGTTCGTTCGCCGCCGCCGAGTTGTCCTCGCGCGGGGTGTCGGTCCGTGAGGTCGCGACCACCGGGCCCTGGACCGAGGAGGTGTTCCGGGGCGCGGCGCTCGTGCTGTTGGAGACGCCGTCGAATCCGGGTCTGGAGGTGTGCGACATCGCCGAACTCAGTGCCTCGGCCCACGCGGCCGGTGCCATGGTCGCGGTGGACAACACCACGGCGAGCCCGCTGGGACAGCGTCCGTTGGAACTGGGCGCCGACATCGTGGTGGCCAGCGACGCCAAGGCCCTCACGGGACACAGCGATCTGGTGTTGGGTCACATCTCCACCCGCGATGCTGGCCTGGCGCAGCGGTTGCGCGATGCCCGCACCCTGAGCGGCGCGATCGCGGGCCCGTTCGAATCGTGGTTGGCCCACCGCAGTCTCAGCACCTTGGATCTCCGGCTGGCCAGGCAGGCGGAGAACGCCGCCGCGCTGGCCACGGCCCTGCTCGACCACCCCTCGGTGCGCAATCTCCGTTGGCCGGGACTGGCCTCGGACCCGGCGCATGCCTTGGCTCGCCGACAGATGCGCCGCTTCGGCGGGGTGCTGCGTTTCGAGTTGGCCGATGCGGCCGCCTTCGATCGATTCGTCGCCGCGAGCAGGCTCGTGGTGGAGGCGACCAGTTTCGGCGGGGTGCATTCGACCGTGGATCGGCGGGCACGCTGGGGAGATCAGGTTCCGCCGGGCTTCGTCCGGTTCTCCGCAGGCTGTGAGGACCCCGCCGACCTGGTGGCCGACGTGTTGGCGGCGCTGGCCGCCTGAGTCGAATCCGCCGGTGGGTGGGCGCGTTCAAGGTCTCGTCGAGGGCATTTCACCCGGTCGGGTGGGTTTGGTTCCCACCCGCTGGTTCCTCGGTTGACCCGTGTCCGACCACGTCATACGGTCGGGTCATGTCCGCGCATTCTGATCACGCCGCGAGAGGTCTCATCCTCCGTCGAGCCGTGGGCGCGCACTGTTGTCCGTGCTGAGCGTCTCGCCCTGACCTGCCGCGCTCCGTCATCCCCTCCCGGCTTGCCGCCGGCTCCGGTGGCTGCTGTGCGCGGCCCATCGCACTCGACACCCTCCCGAGGATCGACCATGTTCGCCGTTCCGCCCAACACCGTCGTCCTGCCCTCGCAACAGGCTGCTGCGCACCCGGTCCGGGTCGCCATGGCCACCGCTGCGGACCGGGCAAGCTGGGCCCCACTGCTGCGCTACGACCCCGATCAGCGCTGGGCAGGCCTGCTGGCACGCACCGAGCACCACGAGGTCTGGTTGCTGAGCTGGCTGCCGGGTCAGCGCACCGCGTTGCACGATCACGGCGGGGCGATCGGCGCCTTCACCGTGGTCAACGGCATCCTGACCGAGCGAGTCGCTCGGCGTGACGGGCACGCCGAGCGGATCGAGGTGATCCAGCCGTTGAGCGCGGGGGCCTCCCGGGTCTTCGGGCCCGACTACGTGCACGAGGTCAGCAACGAGGGGCCCGACCCGGCGGTGAGCGTTCACGTCTACCGGCGGGAGCGGCGGGAGATGAACGAGTACGTCCACGAGGCCACCGGATTGCGACGTACCGGACGTCGTCGCTGGTAGTCCGGCTTACGCGGCAGGCTCAGCGTTGGCTGACGCGTTCCGGGACCACGGTGTCGGACGGCAGCAGCGGGCACGGCTGCGGGGCGCCCCAGACCTGGCTCAACGGCAGCACCCCGGCCCAGTGCTCGCCTGCCGCCACGTCCTCGTCGTCGTCCACCGGTGGGCCGGTCCGTACCTTCACCGACGCCTCGTGCAGGTCCATGGCCAACACGATGGTGGCGGCGAGTTCCCGCGCGGTGGGTGGGCGGCTCTCCTCCCAGGAACCGGGGGCGAGGTTCTCCGTCATCACCCGCAATCCATGCAGACGCTCGGTGTCGTCGGTCAACACCACGGCCGAGCCCTGGATAACCGCCGAGCGGTAGTTCGCGCTGTGGTGGAAGACGGAGCGGGCATAGACGACGCCGTCGAGATGGGTGACGGTCACGCAGGCGGGCCCACCCGCCGCCAGGCTGCGCAGGCTGGCGGCTCCCGTCGAGCCGTGCAGGTAGAGGGTGTCGCCGTCGCGGCCGTAACAGGTGGGTAGGACCAGCGGGCCGGAGTCGGTGGACACGCCGAGATGACACAGCAGCCCGGCGTCGAGAACCTCGTACAGTGCGCCGCGCTCTGTTGCGGCCCGCTGCTTACCGCGTCGTATGGTGCTGCGATCAGTGGGGGACAACGGTGCGCCCGGGTACTCCACATCAGTCATGTTCCTAGCTTCCGGGGCAGAATGGCATTCTTCGAGAGCCATTTGTCAGGGAAATCGAAGGGCCACTTGATGATCTCCTCGCGAGCCAGGGGCGGTCCGGTCGCCGAGATCCCGGTCGACCTGGACCGGACTTCGGCGATCCCGCTGGCGGTTCAGCTGGCCGATGCCTTCCGCGCGGCGGCAGGCTCGGGGGTGCTGCGGGCGGGCGATCGGCTGCCCTCCACCCGAAGTCTGGCGAGTTCGCTGCGGGTCAGTAGGACGGTGACGGCGGCGGCGTACGAGCAGCTGCACGCCGAGGGCTGGATCGTGGGACGTCATGGCTCCGGCACCTTCGTGACCACGAGTCCTCCCGGCGCGGCGCAGCGGGGGGAGCCGTCGGCGCGGCCGCCGGAGCGCGATCGTCCGCAACTGGACATGACCCCGGGGGCGCCCTGGGTGCACGGCCTGGATCGGGCGGCCTGGCGTCGGGCGTGGCGGGTCGCCGCGGACGCGCCGCCACTGGTGCGACCGCAGCGGGCCGGTCTGCCCGACTATCGGGCGGCCATCGTCGAGCATCTGCTTCGTCATCGAGGACTGTCCGTCCGGCGGTCCGATGAGCATTCCTCGCCGGTGGAGGCGGTCCTGGCCACGGCGGGCTCCACTGCGGCGGTGGCGGAACTGGCCTCCTCGGTCTTCCGTCCCGGTGACCGGGTGGCGGTGGAGGATCCCGGTTATCAGCGGGCGGTCGGCGCGTTCCGCGCGGCGGGGATCGAGGTGGTGCCCGCCCCGGTGGACACCGAGGGCCTGCTGGTCGAGGAGATTCCCGACGGGGTTCGCGCGGTCTACTGCTCGCCCGCCCACCAGTACCCCCTGGGCGGCAGACTGCCCGCCGAGCGTCGGGTGGCGTTGATCCGCCTGGCCCGGCAACGGGATTTCCTGGTCATCGAGGACGACTACGACGGCGAACTGCGGTTCGATGTGGCGCCGCTGCCCCTGCTCGCGGTGCTCGGACCGGACGTCGTGGTGCATCTGGGCACCACGAGCAAGATCCTCACCCCCACGCTCGGCACCGGTTGGATGGTGGCGCCGCGCCGGGTCCTCGACGCGGTCCAGAACTATCGGGACCTCGGTGGCTCCGGGCCGCCCGCCGCCGGGCAGCGGGTGTTCGTCGAGTTGGCCAGGCACGGCGATCTCGGCAGACATCTCAGGCGGATGCGACGTGAACTGGCGTCGCGGCGGCTCCGGGTGGTGCGCGCACTGGGTGAACGCGGCATCGAGGTACTCGGCGACGAGGCGGGTGCCCATGTGGTCATCCCGCTCACCTCGGTGGAAGCAGAGCAGCGGGTCGCCGCCGAGGCCGCGGAGGCAGGCCTGCTGATCGACGGTCTCGCCCGGCACTACCAACAGACACCGTTGCGATTCGGCGTGCCGTTGGGCTATGCGGCGTGCTCCACATCGGAACTCGACCGGGCGCTGCCGATGATCGTCGACCTCTTCGTCCGGGAACAAGCGCGGACCGGCGGCTAAGAGCGGCATCGCGGCCTCGGCGGGACCTGGCCTGGTCGGTCGGGGGCACGGCGGTCGGCAACCGGAATGGC
This Actinoalloteichus hymeniacidonis DNA region includes the following protein-coding sequences:
- the leuD gene encoding 3-isopropylmalate dehydratase small subunit, which gives rise to MQAFTTHTGVGVPLRRSNVDTDQIIPAVYLKRVSRTGFGDGLFAAWRSDEHFVLNQEPYRAGSVLVAGPDFGTGSSREHAVWALGDYGFRVVVSSRFADIFRGNSGKAGLLAAQCEQSDVEQLWKLLENEPGTELTVDLQEKTIVAKDLTVRFHVDDYTRWRLLEGLDDIALTLRSAADIDTFERDRPSRLPTTLPIVSG
- a CDS encoding NUDIX hydrolase, which codes for MSEATDDTTSDPERPKRIQASGAVLWRTGATQAEPEVALVHRPRYDDWSLPKGKARPGETRHAAAVREVAEETGVRPVLNRLLGEVAYTLPASVPGGPLRKTVRYYAAKEVTEAAERPADDEVDQVSWFPLSEAADRLSYPHDRVILRRFAELPADTRTLLLVRHAKAGRRSDWAGPDGLRPLSEAGRRQASALSQVLPLFGPDQVFSAPRTRCRQTVEQTAAVLGLTVHDEPLLSEEEYPSDPDRTHHRLLELLSSSPTTLLCSQGAVIPGVVRWLGEQTADGVNPVPEDPPNKKGSLWVLSFHPTRPELMGVEHISSAEDW
- a CDS encoding RNA degradosome polyphosphate kinase; this translates as MSTPPSGERQPRPRNPRPARRSRPTANATASGSIKLPEGLRGYPQAPPAATAAVGPLDDLPEDRYLNRELSWLDFNARVLALAEDASQPLLERAKFLSIFASNLDEFYMVRVAGLKRRDETGLSVRSADGLSPREQLARIAMRTQELAEQHARAFLDDVRPALAKMDVQVLTWDELATEDQERLSEYFAEQVFPVLTPLAVDPAHPFPYISGLSLNLAVTVRDPQGGTPRFARVKVPDNVPRLVRTGPNRPTESATFLPLEELIAAHLDKLFAGMEIIEHHVFRVTRNADLEVEEDRDEDLLQAMERELARRRFGPPVRLEVADTMSEHMLELLLRELDVDPGDVVELPGLLDLSCLSQLYAVDRPQLKDAPFVPATHPAFGEGETPKSVFATLRDGDILVHHPYDSFSTSVQRFVEQAAADPKVLAIKQTLYRTSGDSPIVDALIDAAEAGKQVVALVELKARFDEQANIKWARALERAGVHVVYGLVGLKTHCKTALVVRQEGSTIRRYCHIGTGNYHPKTARIYEDIGLFTADPAIGADLTDLFNTLTGYARQNSYRSILVAPYGIRRGIVRRIEDEIVKAGRGEVCGIRFKVNSLVDEQVIDALYRASRAGVPVDVVVRGICALKPGVPGLSENIRVRSILGRFLEHSRIFHFVGAAEHWIGSADMMHRNLDRRIEAQVRVASPRLVAQIDAMFDSALNPATRCWVLGRDGAWSPSPKSGDEVRDHQAELLRTHGAND
- the cofC gene encoding 2-phospho-L-lactate guanylyltransferase, which codes for MCTGVDLLVPVKMLHAAKSRLLGAADDGVGNPERHAQLVVALLLDTLTAARAAEGVRRVIAVTSDLTVSAAVRAEGLTVLAEPPSGGLNAALQHGSTQLLSGDPTVRVGALQADLPALRSEDLAEALAQAGDRRAFCADRQGTGTTMLIAAPGSPLLPGFGVGSAERHAASGAVQVGTDRPTLRCDVDTEDDLRAAAGLGLGENTRAVLAQYRRCDRHAC
- a CDS encoding lysophospholipid acyltransferase family protein — its product is MTSNDAERTASVPRRRERGGFWVGFAASVFHPFSMMAGRRSLENRERIPATGGALLVFNHISEIDPVYDAVVVHSAKRVPRFMAKHSLWKIPVVGTLLRSSGQIPVYRGSGEAQQSLDAALQALRSGKIVVIFPEGTVTRDPELWPMQSRTGVARLALDAEVPVIPAVNWGTQHVFDYHKRKFRPFGRKQIRVRLGEPLDLTAYADRRRDAPLLREVTDVVMGSVRDLLAEVRQEPAPTSFYVNRGRVRPEHGDLDRSESERDTNPGSS
- a CDS encoding NAD(P)H-dependent glycerol-3-phosphate dehydrogenase; the protein is MGSGSWGTAFAKVMADAGRDVVLWSRRAAVAEEITRQHRNGGYLPDVILPDNLTATSDAAAALTGADAVVLAVPSQTLRENLAAWRSLLPTGATLVSTAKGVELGSLNRMSEVIADALAVPADQVAVLSGPNLAKEVGAEQPTATVIACSDVDRAEALQHACSTNYFRPYTNTDVIGCELGGACKNVIALACGMADGLGFGDNTTATLITRGLAETARLGATLGADPLTFAGLAGLGDLVATCSSPLSRNRTFGARMGRGDSLTDAQAATNGQVAEGVKSCASIRELAARNGVEMPITDSVYRVCHQGLSPRVMAAQLLGRARKAEWS
- a CDS encoding cystathionine gamma-lyase, with the translated sequence MDPDWGDGTRCVHAGESAPSRGAPLTPGPVFAAPYHLGPEPAADSSPDPATGADFYGRAGNPTWRVLESAIGDLDGGECVLFPSGMAAISALLRDAAARGGLVIPSDGYYATRSFAAAELSSRGVSVREVATTGPWTEEVFRGAALVLLETPSNPGLEVCDIAELSASAHAAGAMVAVDNTTASPLGQRPLELGADIVVASDAKALTGHSDLVLGHISTRDAGLAQRLRDARTLSGAIAGPFESWLAHRSLSTLDLRLARQAENAAALATALLDHPSVRNLRWPGLASDPAHALARRQMRRFGGVLRFELADAAAFDRFVAASRLVVEATSFGGVHSTVDRRARWGDQVPPGFVRFSAGCEDPADLVADVLAALAA
- a CDS encoding cysteine dioxygenase, which gives rise to MFAVPPNTVVLPSQQAAAHPVRVAMATAADRASWAPLLRYDPDQRWAGLLARTEHHEVWLLSWLPGQRTALHDHGGAIGAFTVVNGILTERVARRDGHAERIEVIQPLSAGASRVFGPDYVHEVSNEGPDPAVSVHVYRRERREMNEYVHEATGLRRTGRRRW
- a CDS encoding pyridoxamine 5'-phosphate oxidase family protein — encoded protein: MTDVEYPGAPLSPTDRSTIRRGKQRAATERGALYEVLDAGLLCHLGVSTDSGPLVLPTCYGRDGDTLYLHGSTGAASLRSLAAGGPACVTVTHLDGVVYARSVFHHSANYRSAVIQGSAVVLTDDTERLHGLRVMTENLAPGSWEESRPPTARELAATIVLAMDLHEASVKVRTGPPVDDDEDVAAGEHWAGVLPLSQVWGAPQPCPLLPSDTVVPERVSQR